CTGGGGAGGGGACGGGTCAGGGTATGCAGGAGTCTCTGCCACCTTCACAGCCAGCAGAGTGACTAGCCTCGGGAGGTCGGTTCAAGACAACTCAGTAGCCGGTATTGTTTGtaacttctggagtctgacccCCAGTGGTTTATTTTGTagacatatttaagcacagcacaatttggtgaaacATTGTCTGGTGATGATTAACTCAATCCTGCATGCCTCAAAGCATACATGAATCTCCTTGAGgaacaaagtaagctaaataTGGATCAGCCATGACTACAtggaaactctttgtaaagtccataaagacaggctccaaagattgAGATAAACAAACTTCCCACAGGGGTCTAGGGAGGGTCTGGTGCAGAAAATGTCTCTAGTCACTCAGATAGTataaaggtcaccaggctagaaAACATGTCAGCCCCAGGCTTCTGGGTGGATGACAGGCATTGCCTTCCTTCCCTTGGAGGAACAACCTTGTGTGCCAACCTTCCAGGCTCCCCTAGTGCCCATCACAAGCACAAAGACCTCTGTGACTCCTACAATGGTATGTGTGAATATGGCCCAAGAacagtatacatgtatgaaaacgtCATACTAAACCCCattgtttctttttgaaatttttttattttatgtgcatgagtgtgtgcctccatgtatgtctgtgcaccacatgtatgtttggcctctgcagaagccagaagaggaggtcagatcccttggaactggagttacaaaaggtTGTGGGCTGCCACAtgaagctgggaattgaacctgggttctcttcaagagcagccagtgctcttaaccacggagccatctctccagccgccaaTTGTTTTTTTATGCTAAGTAAAAACACTAACTTAAAAATCCACAAAAAAGTTGGAAAGCTAATCTAACCCTATTGTTTAAAGAGGGTCTTTGGAAGGGAAGAGGCCTAAATAAGGATATCAAAATGAAGACCCATGATTGCATCCTCGTGGACTTACAAAAAGGAGTGagatcaaaacacacacacacacacacacacacacaccacacacacacacacacacacacacacacacacacacacgcacgcgcgcacacacatgctaCCTATCCCTTTTCATGTGATGCCATGTCCTGCTTCAGGATGGTCTGCCAGCAAGCAGACCATCACCAGATATAGGCCCTTGAACCTAAGAACATGTTCTACACAATAAGCTTTCtacctgtgtgtttatgtgtgctcAGCATGGACATCCACTGCCCTTGTTGCTCTAAGCTTGTTTTCTTAATAAAGTTGCCCAGTCTCATACATTTTTGTTATAGTATTGACAAGTAAATGAaggaagtttctattgctgtgatgaaacaccatgatcaaaaagcaagttggggagataagggtttatttggcttacacattcGTTTtgctgttcattactgaaggaagtcagaacaggagctcaagcagggcgggaacctggaggcaggagccaatgcagaggccatggaggggtgctgcttactggcttgctcctcatggcttgctcagcctgctttcttatagaacccaggcccaccagcctagggatggcaccacccaccatgggctgggccctcccctgttaatcactaagaaaatatcttacagctggatcttactgAGGTGTTTCCTCAATataggttccctcctttcagatgattctagcttgggtcaagttgacataaaactaaccaggataggaagtataaatttaatataaaaaacgtgctatttttctttttttgtatcaAGTATTTGATTTAGTGGGTATTTACCACATACAACATGTATTGATTAGAAATAGTCACCTTCTCATTAGTCACAAGTGGCTTGTGGCTTCTCTATTGGAGAGTGTAGTTCTAAATAGGAGATTGTTTGCCTGAGAATTAAGTGATTAACTTTGCCTTGGGCATAAATCACCTTCCACCCGAGGTTAATTAACTTTTTCACATTCTCAGCAATGTAATCCAAATACCCCAGGAGAGTTTTCTCCACTTATCCCATCCCCCAGTTCCACGGGTGTTATAAAGCACACAGTAAGCGTTTGCTTCATGCTTATTAGCAGGTCCTCATTACCCAGAATACTTGATATTTAAGTTGGGGACCATTTCCCTCAAGaccttgagtttattttctgttgttattaaaTTACTTAGGCAATTTTGGACATGGGGTttgcccagatttttttttctgcttccataGGTTCAGTTGGCTACTCCAGCCTCCCCATTTTGTCCCTAATAGCAGGTGGATGTCAACCAGGATGGCCGAGACTTCTCAGTTTTCCAATTTAGTGACATACCTTCTCAAAGAAGTGAGCCAAAtaagactcaaacccaggtcacaCTTGGGCTTTTTAAATCCTTAGACCAAGGAGCTTAAGTTGCTTTCTGCTCGAacctacttttttatttattaaagactggtttatttaatttaatttatgtgtatgagtgtattatgcatgtacacatgtatgtgcctggtgcccacacaTGCCAGAAGGGaacactgggtcccctggaaccggagttatagatagttgtgaaccattatatgggtgctgggaatcaaacccagatcctcttgaagagcagcaagtgttcttaaccactgagccatcttctctagGCCCCCTGCCTACTCTAGACCAGGAAGAAGGTGGCAGTGATATTGTCTTACCCGGGATTGATGGTGCTTGTGGTAGAATTCAGTCATGTTGAAGTCATCCAGGTCTACCAGCAGGCCTTGCTTACACATCTCACAGGTCTTCACAGTACCTAGATCTGCTCCTGGAATCAAAAGTAAGAATCATATGTAAGAAAGTATAGTTCAGAagttctctacacacacacacacacacacacacacacacacacacacacacacacacacattttttaaaagtcatgtattttgtgtatttgaGTGCTCTGTCTTTATGCATCCcagaagagagaatcagatcctattacagatggttgtgagctaccatgtggttgctgggaattgaactcaggacctctggaaaagtagccaagtgctcttaccactgagccatctctccaactatCTCTCTGCGCCCCTCCCCCCGCCTACTTTTGTTATATACAACTCTGAGTCTGCGCTGGTACTTTGGACAGgagatattttgagactgaacttgtgtgtgttatgaattccaagcttcagtgatttttttcctagtcaGTCATCTTCTggagaaaatgaccttgaatctGAGCTCTGAACATCTTTTTCCCTTTGTGGTCATTTATTATTTGAGCTTCAGGCAGGTGAAATCTCCATGGCTTTCAAATGACAGGTCTTGTTTCTATCTAAATATGTAAACATAATGGGTCATAAAATTGGAATTGCTACCCGGAAAGAAGTCTCTCTCTAACACAGACCTTTGCAGGAGGAGTGACTGTTGGACCTATGGTCTCCCTCATCCCTTGCAGACCTAACAGTTCTGCAATAAATAAACCAGTACCAAATCCACAGAAGATGCTATCCTCAGCCAATGGCTCTGGCCACTAGATCTCCCTTTGCTCCCACccgaggaaagggagagaggctcCCGTGTGGAGCCCAGGCACAGCAGTGTCTGGGTTCAGAGCCTTTGGGGAGAGGAATAGAAGGCTCCCTGTGCTGCTGTCCTTACGAAAACCTGAGCGTGTTTGCTCTGCCTGTGCCCAGTTTGTCCTGCTTCCCCAAGGCAAAAGCAGGAGCTGCAGAACCATGGTTGTTCtgtggaaatcacacacacacacacacacacacacacacacacacacacacacacacacactctatagCTGCAGCATCTAGCTAATGTTTCTTACTAGGAAACATATCGGTTACCTGCATCTAGTTAATGACCAGAACTTTGCAGGCTCATACCCCAGGTCTCGCTTTCTAGTGTGGATATGAAGAAATAGTAAATCACAGAGACTGTTAAAGGCAGGGTGAACAGTTCATTGCCCCTTCTGCAGTGTGTTTgcctccatcctctccctccctccctccctccctccctccctccctccctccctccctccctccctctctccctcccttcctccctctctccctccctccctctctctctctttacatcATCAGCAATGGTATTGGTGACTGGACATGTGTCTTCCATTCTAATCCTGCTGAACATATTCAAGCTCCCAAAATAGCATCGTGTTtaacttgtttctttttcctttctttttggccTGTGCTAAATGTTTAATTGGCTTGAATTTCTAGTAAGAGAAAGCCTTGGCATGGCTGTTGTGGAATTTGATCCTCTAAGCGACAAGGCCACATGGTCAGCAGATCAGCTGGGCCTGCTTGCTGAGAGTCCATCACCATAGCCAGGCCCTCCTCCCAACCATGTGTATGCAGTTCTGCCCCAACTGCATGTGGcttgaggggctagagaggtcCTAGAGTATCCAGGTCGGGGGAGGGAAATTGAAGAGGGGTTCCATTTATGTGACTATGGGTGGAGACTTTCCAGAGCAGCTGCTTTGGGGTCCCCCCACGATCCTGCAAATAACTCCTTCATGCTCTGTGACTaggcccaataaactcattggttctccaGGTTAAGCTTTGGTGGAATCATACTTTGTCATTGGGGACTTACGAAGAGGTAGACATTGTTTGCATCTCCCCAGGGAAGGAGTAGGCTCAGCTGTGGCAGAGTCGTTAGCAACCAGTGTACTCTCCCCCAATTTGGATTGAGTTCTTTGCTTGTGGATATGGATTTATGCATTTGGGGATTGATTCTGTATTTCTCGTGGGAGGAAAGACACACCcgtggagagacagagagtcagttAATATGATTACCCTGATGACATGCTATGGTGAGGGCACACGGGTGCAGCCCATGGGGGCAGGGTAAAGCTCTAGATCTGCTAAGGAGTACCAGTTCCAGGGAGGGTGGGCTGAAAGACACAGTGGCCATTTTCTACTGGACCGCTATGATGAAGCCCTTTTCAGCTGACCTCCCCCAGCCTAGATAGTCTAGCTCCTCCCTCATTGTGAAAGGCACGCTTTACTCGCCGCCAAGAACATTGTAGGCAACCTCCCATGTGTCTGTATTTAGGTTGTCACTTCCTGGGAGAACTGAGAGGGGGCTTCACGCCCAGCTATGAGATCAGTCTGACAAAGCCGCCGCATTCGAAGCCCTTTGATGTAATCTAGAAAATCAGAGTGACGCGCTCCTTACCCCTCTGGCAAGCAGGCAGCTTTGCTTGACCTCTTTgtacaaaaagatttttatttatgagcATGGGTACGCACACACGTGTGTGAggacctacagaggccagaagggggcatcacaTTCCCCAGAGccggagttacaggaggttgtgagctgcctgatgtgggttaggaactgaactttggttctctgcaagagtaataagtgctcttaaccaccgagtcatctccctagcccccacTGGGTTCTTAAGtgacagcccccacccccacccccaccctgcaaaGGAAGTAGACTTCTGTTGTATTTGTGGGGGGGGGTCTCTCATGATGGACCTTTTGGTGCTACTAACTGGACAGGGCTACCATATGTTTGCTGAGGGGTTACTGGCAGCCCACATCATCTCCTTTCCTCCTAGGAGATGAGCTTATCATCTTGTCCAAGCCTCTAGTGGGAGGAGAATTTGTTTCCAAGTTTATCTcagatttaaacacacacacacacacacacacacacacacacacacacacacacacacgcacgcacgcatgcacgcgcgcacacgcacacacacacaccccccacatcCACTTACCCTCCCATCACAGCACTGGACATTTCCCTGACAGTGGGCTGCTGGCCGCTGACGAGGCTCCCAGGCCCACACGGTGGCCTCTCAGATTCATTACAGGCCGCAGCACGCgagcctctcttccttctccacctaCCTGATGTTATTTTCACTTTCAGCCACTTTTTCAGGCACTCTTGGTGAACGAACTTCAGGCTGCCCACACAGCCGCAGGGCTCCAGGAGGGGGTTGGTTGGGGAACCCCCGGCCATCAGACAGATTCGACACaagtctccctcctcctcatccgAGTCCTCCTCCAGGAGACTAAACAGAAAACAAGGCCTCGTGACCAGAGTCCCCACATTCGTTGTTTCTATAAATACCATTTCCCAACGTATtcatgggaggagggggaaggaacaATCCTCCCCATGCCTTGTCTGCCTGGGCTCCTGACCCTGTGGGGACTCTCCAGATGGAGTGACTGATCATTGATGCAGTCACCGTAGGTGTGAGCTCCGTGGGGGCGGGAGGGCAAATCAAGAAGTGAGTATcaagatgtaactcagtggtcaAGTGTTTGTCTGGCGTGCGGGAGGTCATGGTTTGAATTCCCATAAATCCAAcgtggtggggtggggtaaggGATTAGGCCGAGGGAGCCCTTTTCTCTGCCCTAGTCACCCTGAGGAAGCTGTCTGTGTAAGCTGGTAAACTACAGGAGCCATAGTCAGAGCTCCTGGGTTCAAAACTGGCCTCGGAAGCTTTTGAGCTATGTTTAGAAACACAAactagaactgaaaaaaaaaagcccatatCATTAATCTCTATGTCAAactctccacctccctaatgctatgaccctttaatacagttcctcatgttgtggtaaatccccaaacacaaaattatttcattgctacttcataactgccattttgccactgttatgaatcttaatataaatatctgatatgtgaccccaaagggttgtgacccacaggttgagaactattgctCTATGCTGTATAAGCTAATAATATAgaagtactagaagaaaataaTTGTGTGGCAGCAAATGCAGGAGCTGGAGGGGACGATATCCCAAGGTTTgattatatgtgcatgtatgtgtgtatgtgcccacgtgtgtgtacatgtgtgcatgtgggggccagaggttgatgctgggtgtcctcctctattgctctccccaacccccagatagggtctcactgtgtagcttggctggcctggaacttgcgaCATAAACCAGCtgggtcttaaactcacagagattggcctgagtctacctcctgagtgctgggatgagatgtgtgtgccaccatgctatgCTGCCCCACCTTAATTTTCCAGCCAggctctcttactgaacctggagctcactaattggcAAGaccggctggccagtgagtcccaaggattctcctgtcttagcCTGGATTTTTCCATGGATGCTGGGCACCCAACCTCAGACCCTCATAAGGCCACAGcgagcactgtaccaactgagctgcctCCCTGGCACCTGGAACTTTCCAGAAATGATGATATAGTGCACATTATGAACCTGAGGCGTGTGTGTTCCCTTTGATGAGCAGGTGTGTGTTTCTAGATGCTATTATAGGCAAAGCAAGTGAGGTTATGCTCCGAAAGGAGACTTCATCAAAAGGCAATAAACATTTAATATAGAACCAGTCATCCTTTAAAAATTGATACAATACTGCAAGATTTAAAACAGCATTAAAAATATAGGGTTTGAAAGGAGAGGAATGAAAATGTTAGTCCCAGTCAAAATTGTTTTCTACatagaaaaccaaaacaatcTACAGACAAAGTACTGTACACAATAAGAGAGTttaacaaaacacagagaaaataaaaattatagtcaATTGCATTTCTATACATGAGACACAAAGAGTTAGAATTGAAAATATCATTTCAATAGCAAACAACAGCAAATGAAAGAACTAGAGATGAATCGAAGGGCTTTTGCAGAGAAAATGACGGCAGTGCatcaggacagaggagagagatgccATGCAAACCAAGAGTCAGAGTTTCAGAGCTGTCAGCCTTGGCACATAGGGCCAGTGTAGTTCCAATGAAAGAGCCCCAGGCGGCAGCCCCTGAAGAGTGTAGTCAAGGACTCTCTGAAGAACCTGGGGAGGAGGGCTGTACCCTGACTGTCCTTTATCACAGCCGCCGAGTGCTGCAGACACCAGAGTGTGACCACACCAGGTCAGGGAAAGACAGACAAGACTAACAGCAGAGACCCCTTCACACAGATGGGTTCGCTCAGTATCTGGAGAGCACAGGATGCATGACCCAGGTGGCCGTGTGACCAGCAGGGACCATCTTTGCCAATCTACACCAGAAGGACAACTACTTACTGTTGGGGGGGAGGACCCCACAAatgcccagcatttgggaggcagaggcaagcagataccttatgagtttgaggtcagcctgatctacagagtgagttccaggacagccagggctgcatggtcagatgctatctcaaaataaatagataaacaaatctTCATTTACAAACATTTCCTAAATTAGACATCattgaaaagataaatattaaGATTTGTTATATACAGAAAAAGAGagcactgaaaaacaaaagaccccgTGGATGATAGCTGTTTAACGCAGAGGCCCATGCCTAGAAGCGCttgcattttaaaagaaactaatttGAATCCAAAGACATTATGTTAGGATGGTTGGAGTCCAGACATCTGACAAGTATAACTGAAGCCTCATTTCGGGGTTGGTGGAGATGGGTGGGTGTGAGGACTCCTGGTCTTGACCATGGACTGTCTTCTTGTAGCTTGTTTAACTATGAGAAGAGAAGACACCGACAACTAGGAAGCTCTCACGTAGCAGGCTAGGGGTGGAGCTGCCTGTGAACCTAGCAGGGGAATTGTGGTCAGCTAGACCAGCAGGAACGGGAGGGCTCTGAGTTAGTGAGATAATCACCTCAACAAGTAAAGGAGCGTGACTGAAGACATGGTcactcacacacaggcaggcacacacgcacagaggcatgcatgcacacacatatgaaacaaagaaaagcaagctCTTTTTTCTGAAGAGGAGGGTATCCAGTCTGTTTtattccccccttttcttttaacTCATTGTGGTGAAAATTTCCTGCTTCCAAATGGACACCAATAGGGTAATTAATGGCCCGGAGGAGCCATACTAACGTGTACAAAGAAGGCTCATGATCTAAGAATCAATCTCCAGATCCTTAAGCCAAGATTTGGGCACAGTAAACACCTGTCATAAAAAGAGATGGCAGAATTCTGACCGTTTAATGAAGGCTTTAAAAAGTATCCAGTTTCATAGCTGTGAAATATCCCAAACTCACCTCAGGAGAAGGGGAAGATCAAAGAAAAGGGCGATTCAAAAAGGGatcttgtttttctctctcatgcatgagagagagggagagagagagagagagagagagagagagagagagagagagagagagagagagagagagagagcacacttaAAATGGAGGCAGTGGTTGCTCCAGCCCCACCCTCTGGAGAACTGGGGTAACTATGGTAACTGTTTGGGAACGGTCTTTTGGCTTGGAAGGTTTAAATCCTAGAACTGTTGGTTGGATTTGCAGTGAGTCTCAAGAGGGAGAGCTGCGAACTTCAAGAGCTGGTGGTTCCTTCTCTGGGGAGTTAGCaaccttttcagaaaaaaaaaaagatcctagctaattgctggggagaagaagggagccTGTGTTACCAGGTGTCCCTGTGTCCCTGGAAATCGGCATTTCTAgtttttctccttattttttcgttttaaaaaacatttactcTGTACGTGTGTGGGTTCAtgcgtgtctctctctctctctctctctctctctctctctctctctctctctctctctctctgtgtgtgtgtgtgtgtgtgtgtgtgtgtgtgtgtctgacaaCGGGAATAGGGAGGTCAGAGAatcggttctctctttccactgcgGGGGTCCTGGGGACGAACTCAGCTCCTAAGACTGTCTGTCACCTTTACCTACGAGGCCATGTGGCCAGACCTCGCTCTTTTTTTccttggcttttcgagacagggtttctttgtgtagctttggagcctgtcctggaactccctatgtagaccaagctggctttgaactcacagtgatctgcctgcctctgcctccagagtgccgggatcaaaggcgtgcgccaccaccgcctggctttggGTGCCCTTCTTATAGCATTCAAGGAAAAAGACACTTTGGGGATATATGGATAAAACTGAGTGGGATTGACAAACTCCTCTTTGTACATACATATCTTTTAAGGGTAATGAAAGGGACGATTTTCTCAAAACGAGCAGTCTCATTAGCACGTCAAGGAAGAACATGCCTGTGGTTTAAAATTCCCACATTTCTCTACTGAAAGCAATGGTTATCTCAGCTCAGAGTTAGTAGGGGGAGGCGGAGAGTGGAAGAGGGAAGAAGTGTGTGGCTATTACAAGTCCTTACCTTTCTTGCAATTTCCTGAGTTTCTCGGGGTCTGCCTTTATTTCTGTGGTCCCCTTTTCATCCATGACATCAGAGACTCTAACGCTGGTCTCGTGATCATTTGGATTTGGAAAATCAGACAGTGCAAAGAAAGTAAAAGGTATGTTTTCTTGCAGGGACCCAGGCATATAGAAATGGCCTTGTAAATGTCTTCTTGTAGAAGAGCTGGGAGAATTTCCCAAGGTCACGCTGCTTTGAGGATTTGATAGATCTTCTGCCAATAGTGGAGGCCCCTGAGCTTGGCTTGTTGAAGCCATCTCCTCCGCTCCCTGGATGTCATCACTGTGGTTTTCAGCAGTGGCCAATGGATTCCTATTTCTGATTGGTGAGAGTGGCCGGCGCGCATTGAACCTCAGGCTTTCCTCCATATCTGAACTGGGGACTAGAATCGATGGCATGGACAAGCCTGTGGGGACATCATCTATCAGAGCAGGATGCAGCGGGGACCCATGAGTATTATAAGATGTATTCATGGATGATCTTGGAGCTGTGGATCTCCCAGAAAATAAGCTGTCGAACGAATTCCGAGAACCACTTAAGTAACTTTGCCAGTCTCTCTCATAATGGTAAACCGTGGGCCTGTCTCCCATAGGACAGTCACTGGATCCATCTTCAGCACTGTCTCGGATGACATCATTAGATTTTgcatcccctggaagagcagtcttctCCTCTTCTTGGTCTCCACTGGGGTCCTCTTTAGCCAGCTCCCCACATAGCCTGGTGTCTTGCGGCACCCTTTGCTCGCCAGAAGGCTGCTTGGCCGCTGGCTCTGTGGTACTGCTTTTTCTTGGAGATCCAGGATTGAACTCATTCCATCTTACAAAATTTCCTTGGAGATTTTCAGCATTTTCCTGaacatttctgttttcagtggtGGATGTCCCAAGAAATCGGCTTCTCTTATGGCTGGGAGGAGAACGCATCCCAACCAGCAGAAGTTCCTCTTCCATGCGGGTTTCCTCTTCAGTGTCATAGTTTTCTTGTTCATTGCTTAAGGACAAGGCGGAGTAAAAATCTTCATCGTGGTACCGAAACGGTGCCCTTCTTGGTCCTACCACGGTGGTGGGGAGGAGTGGGGCCCCCAGGGACTCACTCAGCACTTGAGAACCATTCATTGGCTGGAAGGTCTGTGAGAGGGCAGCGTGGGGTTCATTCTGGGGACGGACACTTGGGTctccctttttctgtctctccagggGCTTCCCAGCTGTTCTCATGAGCTCTGCGGATGAGGCCAAGTTTCTCTCTCGAGCTGGCCTCTTCAGCTTGGTCTCGTTTGCACACATCAGACTTTTTTGTTGGACAATTGGATCTGTGTTGAGAAGAGACAAATTCTGTTAAAAGTAGCCACGGGAAAAAAGCCCCTCTCTGCCAAAGGCAGTAACAACAGATAAAGCCCTGGAGAGAGAAAATCTGTGCAACCCAAGGGCAGGAATGCCAGAAGCCTGCGAGGAAAACCGCACGGTGGATTTCTCTTACTGCCTCTGTGTTCTCCTTCCTGAGGCTCACCCCTGCAGCGCTCACACCTGTGAGTTCACATGGGTGTGGGTTCACACCTGTGGCACTCACacctgtgagttcacatgtgagTGGGTTCACATCTGTGGCGCTCACACCTGTGAGTTCgcatgtgtgtgggttcacatCTGTGGCGCTCACACCTGTGAGTTCACATGGGTGTGGGTTCACCCCTGCAGCGCTCACACCTGTGAGTTCACATGGGTGTGGGTTCACACCTGTGGCACTCACACCTGTGAGTTCGCATGTGAGTGGGTTTACATGTGTGGCACTCTGAATGTGGTTCAGGAGAAGGGGGTAACCATGAAGCCACAGATTCTTTCTACAGGATCCCAGTTAGACTGGTCCAGGTCCAGGCCAGCTCAGCACAGGGGAGCTAACCTTCTCTGTATTtgttgaaaaggaaaaatagcAATGTGGGAGTGACTTACATAAAACCCACTGGTCCTTTCTCATCCAAGTTGATCCCACATGTATTTATGACATCCCTACTTCACACAcagctttttaaataaaaactcaagGAAAGTATAGTTTCATTTTGGTAAACAGGGAAGAAGGCTCTCAAAGCTAGTGTCTGAGTGATTAAGTTCACCATTTAGTGTAAATAAAAGTTATAAATCTCCCAAGAaattattatctcttctttgcCACTGGCCTCTATAACATCTGTCTGGCACAGAATCCCTGCTTCCTTATTCCAAGCTGTGAGGTGATGTCCGGCAAGTCAGTTTTTATCAGTGAGATAACTTATTCAAACTTAACTTTGTGGAGCTGAGAAGGTGGCTGGGTCTGTGGAgtacttgcctcacaagcatgagacCCGAGTTGGACCACAAGAACTCAAGTCA
This Peromyscus maniculatus bairdii isolate BWxNUB_F1_BW_parent chromosome 8, HU_Pman_BW_mat_3.1, whole genome shotgun sequence DNA region includes the following protein-coding sequences:
- the Marchf10 gene encoding putative E3 ubiquitin-protein ligase MARCHF10 isoform X2, whose amino-acid sequence is MLHEARDRQKFVSDVQYLRDMQHKVDSEYQACLKRQEYKKDPNEKTQDQLWGNDTSDRSRFSSGSSSKQSSSEEDSLSEPRSCTKLPTAKCEPRLPAIDQASVKQKHKSTMTPRKPEKVGPSKPSPVAQAPKILSRKRRPNLGRLTVSPEMHSSRASGERSRQKLQLSAKAPAPLGVDPIVQQKSLMCANETKLKRPARERNLASSAELMRTAGKPLERQKKGDPSVRPQNEPHAALSQTFQPMNGSQVLSESLGAPLLPTTVVGPRRAPFRYHDEDFYSALSLSNEQENYDTEEETRMEEELLLVGMRSPPSHKRSRFLGTSTTENRNVQENAENLQGNFVRWNEFNPGSPRKSSTTEPAAKQPSGEQRVPQDTRLCGELAKEDPSGDQEEEKTALPGDAKSNDVIRDSAEDGSSDCPMGDRPTVYHYERDWQSYLSGSRNSFDSLFSGRSTAPRSSMNTSYNTHGSPLHPALIDDVPTGLSMPSILVPSSDMEESLRFNARRPLSPIRNRNPLATAENHSDDIQGAEEMASTSQAQGPPLLAEDLSNPQSSVTLGNSPSSSTRRHLQGHFYMPGSLQENIPFTFFALSDFPNPNDHETSVRVSDVMDEKGTTEIKADPEKLRKLQESLLEEDSDEEEGDLCRICLMAGGSPTNPLLEPCGCVGSLKFVHQECLKKWLKVKITSGADLGTVKTCEMCKQGLLVDLDDFNMTEFYHKHHQSRVQSRLMNSGLYLVLLLHLYEQRFAELMTLNYRRASRERERLPFFVLCPRCAVNSHNARLVAEVREYSGRLRRQLSRNHPQPRPEENESSESGDGNESSVYPGRVI
- the Marchf10 gene encoding putative E3 ubiquitin-protein ligase MARCHF10 isoform X4, with translation MLHEARDRQKFVSDVQYLRDMQHKVDSEYQACLKRQEYKKDPNEKTQDQLWGNDTSDRSRFSSGSSSKQSSSEEDSLSEPRSCTKLPTAKCEPRLPAIDQASVKQKHKSTMTPRKPEKVGPSKPSPVAQAPKILSRKRRPNLGRLTVSPEMHSSRASGERSRQKLQLSAKAPAPLGVDPIVQQKSLMCANETKLKRPARERNLASSAELMRTAGKPLERQKKGDPSVRPQNEPHAALSQTFQPMNGSQVLSESLGAPLLPTTVVGPRRAPFRYHDEDFYSALSLSNEQENYDTEEETRMEEELLLVGMRSPPSHKRSRFLGTSTTENRNVQENAENLQGNFVRWNEFNPGSPRKSSTTEPAAKQPSGEQRVPQDTRLCGELAKEDPSGDQEEEKTALPGDAKSNDVIRDSAEDGSSDCPMGDRPTVYHYERDWQSYLSGSRNSFDSLFSGRSTAPRSSMNTSYNTHGSPLHPALIDDVPTGLSMPSILVPSSDMEESLRFNARRPLSPIRNRNPLATAENHSDDIQGAEEMASTSQAQGPPLLAEDLSNPQSSVTLGNSPSSSTRRHLQGHFYMPGSLQENIPFTFFALSDFPNPNDHETSVRVSDVMDEKGTTEIKADPEKLRKLQESLLEEDSDEEEGDLCRICLMAGGSPTNPLLEPCGCVGSLKFVHQECLKKWLKVKITSGADLGTVKTCEMCKQGLLVDLDDFNMTEFYHKHHQSRVQSRLMNSGLYLVLLLHLYEQRFAELMTLNYRRASRERLSRNHPQPRPEENESSESGDGNESSVYPGRVI
- the Marchf10 gene encoding putative E3 ubiquitin-protein ligase MARCHF10 isoform X3, yielding MLHEARDRQKFVSDVQYLRDMQHKVDSEYQACLKRQEYKKDPNEKTQDQLWGNDTSDRSRFSSGSSSKQSSSEEDSLSEPRSCTKLPTAKCEPRLPAIDQASVKQKHKSTMTPRKPEKVGPSKPSPVAQAPKILSRKRRPNLGRLTVSPEMHSSRASGERSRQKLQLSAKAPAPLGVDPIVQQKSLMCANETKLKRPARERNLASSAELMRTAGKPLERQKKGDPSVRPQNEPHAALSQTFQPMNGSQVLSESLGAPLLPTTVVGPRRAPFRYHDEDFYSALSLSNEQENYDTEEETRMEEELLLVGMRSPPSHKRSRFLGTSTTENRNVQENAENLQGNFVRWNEFNPGSPRKSSTTEPAAKQPSGEQRVPQDTRLCGELAKEDPSGDQEEEKTALPGDAKSNDVIRDSAEDGSSDCPMGDRPTVYHYERDWQSYLSGSRNSFDSLFSGRSTAPRSSMNTSYNTHGSPLHPALIDDVPTGLSMPSILVPSSDMEESLRFNARRPLSPIRNRNPLATAENHSDDIQGAEEMASTSQAQGPPLLAEDLSNPQSSVTLGNSPSSSTRRHLQGHFYMPGSLQENIPFTFFALSDFPNPNDHETSVRVSDVMDEKGTTEIKADPEKLRKLQESLLEEDSDEEEGDLCRICLMAGGSPTNPLLEPCGCVGSLKFVHQECLKKWLKVKITSGADLGTVKTCEMCKQGLLVDLDDFNMTEFYHKHHQSRVQSRLMNSGLYLVLLLHLYEQRFAELMTLNYRRASRERVPSREMVMKAVFTQAGSSSEGAGRGVQQRPLHPEALSAPPTPVPPFYPPLY